A genomic region of Thermodesulfobacteriota bacterium contains the following coding sequences:
- a CDS encoding adenylate kinase: MNILFFGPNGSGKGTQGAILKDKYNTPHIESGAIFRENISNGTELGSKAKEYIDKGDLVPDEITIPMILDRLKRDDCKNGWLLDGFPRNKNQAIKLDEALKEAQMSLDIVVEILLDREIAKNRIMGRRLCVNDNNHPNNIFIDVIKPDGDKCRVCGGELKTRADDQDEEAINKRHSIYYDSDTGTLASAYYFKEIAEKTGAIKYITLDGKPSVKEVTAELISKL; the protein is encoded by the coding sequence ATGAACATTTTATTTTTCGGGCCTAACGGCAGCGGCAAGGGAACCCAGGGTGCTATTTTAAAGGATAAATACAACACGCCTCATATTGAATCAGGCGCTATTTTCCGTGAAAACATTTCCAATGGTACCGAACTTGGTTCTAAAGCCAAGGAGTATATTGATAAAGGCGATCTGGTACCTGACGAAATTACCATACCCATGATACTCGACCGCCTTAAACGCGACGACTGTAAAAACGGCTGGCTGCTTGACGGCTTTCCCAGAAACAAGAACCAGGCCATCAAACTGGATGAAGCCCTTAAAGAGGCTCAAATGTCCCTTGATATTGTGGTCGAAATATTGCTTGACCGTGAAATCGCCAAAAACAGGATTATGGGGCGACGGCTCTGCGTAAACGACAACAATCATCCCAATAATATATTCATTGACGTCATCAAACCGGACGGTGACAAGTGCCGGGTATGCGGGGGTGAACTAAAGACCAGAGCGGACGACCAAGACGAGGAGGCGATTAACAAGCGCCATTCTATATACTATGACAGCGATACCGGAACACTGGCATCCGCCTATTATTTCAAGGAAATCGCCGAAAAGACGGGCGCTATTAAGTATATCACTTTAGATGGAAAGCCGAGTGTCAAAGAGGTGACTGCCGAGCTTATTTCCAAGCTTTAA
- the prmC gene encoding peptide chain release factor N(5)-glutamine methyltransferase: protein MNNQPDSSGDEWTILKTLKWTASYFESRSIESPRPSAEILLAHTLNINRIDLYLRYDQPLNRNELESFKALIKRRTAREPVAYITGVKEFWSLELVVTNDVLIPRPETECLVEASLSFLSAASFGNLKSRPMRILDLGTGSGAIVLALAKEQPMHHYFASDCSLRTIKVAKKNAKKNNIDAKVSFFAGDWLSSLNREKISFDMIVSNPPYIRSGDIAGLEPEIYRHEPRLSIDGKEDGLGSLKQIICSAHLYLKQYGRLFLEIGHDQKNDVSRIAEKCGKYENIIFSKDYSGYNRVAQLSKK from the coding sequence ATGAATAACCAGCCTGATTCCAGCGGTGATGAATGGACCATACTTAAAACCTTAAAGTGGACCGCGTCTTATTTTGAATCCCGCAGTATAGAGAGCCCCAGACCCAGCGCTGAAATATTACTGGCCCATACCCTGAATATCAACCGAATCGATCTGTATCTGCGTTATGATCAGCCGCTTAACAGGAATGAACTGGAGAGTTTCAAAGCCCTGATTAAAAGAAGAACCGCACGAGAGCCCGTTGCTTATATTACAGGCGTGAAGGAGTTCTGGTCTTTAGAGCTTGTGGTGACAAACGATGTTTTGATACCTAGACCTGAAACCGAGTGTCTTGTTGAGGCGTCCCTATCGTTCTTATCTGCAGCTTCATTCGGAAATTTAAAATCTAGACCGATGCGTATACTCGATCTGGGTACAGGATCAGGAGCGATTGTGCTTGCTCTTGCCAAAGAGCAGCCCATGCATCATTATTTTGCTTCGGATTGCAGCTTACGCACAATTAAAGTGGCAAAAAAGAACGCAAAGAAGAACAATATCGATGCGAAAGTGTCATTTTTTGCCGGCGATTGGTTATCAAGCTTAAATAGGGAAAAGATTTCTTTTGATATGATTGTATCCAACCCGCCTTATATTCGGTCAGGAGATATCGCCGGGCTTGAGCCGGAAATTTACCGACACGAACCCCGTCTATCGATTGATGGAAAAGAGGATGGCTTGGGCAGCCTGAAACAAATTATCTGTTCGGCACATCTTTATTTAAAGCAATACGGAAGGTTATTTCTGGAGATAGGACATGATCAGAAAAACGATGTCAGCCGGATTGCGGAAAAATGTGGTAAATATGAAAATATCATTTTTTCAAAAGATTATAGTGGATATAACCGAGTGGCTCAGCTGAGCAAAAAGTAA
- a CDS encoding HD domain-containing protein, producing MIPFDSTVIPDIISGITPYSKNAYLVGGSVRDILLGKSPADFDIAVLQNPQQYAEKMTQKTSGRLVRLGKPGQMIFRVITKNYIFDISSVNGSVIEDDLWARDFTINALAVDLGSGKMIDCMNGLQDLADRKIRLVSPAVFQQDPIRLIRAYRMAAAFDFNVEPQTSAKIKDNAALLQTSAGERIRAELFKILATSNSCFYFSEMATTGVLFTIFPELAGLQNCFQNRYHHFDVFTHTMKAYSHLEIILNDCHRFLPEAYGQFEPCKDILKGALLKCAILLHDIGKPSARTIDNNGHIHFYGHGKKSADLAMHIARRLKFSNHETSYIDFIIRHHIRPLFLFTAYTNKTVTQKGIARFFLTCGKNAPDLLIHTMADIKGKGNQNDERNQAFINFAREMLTYYFSYFQPEKSKAPLLTGNDLIHDLALTPSPLFKTILRRVEEARITKKICTKDEAMQFVKKFLAV from the coding sequence ATGATTCCATTCGATTCGACGGTTATACCCGATATCATATCAGGCATTACCCCTTATTCCAAAAACGCTTATTTGGTAGGTGGTTCTGTCAGGGACATTCTCCTGGGCAAATCACCTGCTGATTTTGATATTGCCGTTTTGCAAAATCCCCAACAGTATGCTGAAAAAATGACCCAAAAAACATCCGGTCGCCTGGTTCGGCTGGGAAAACCCGGACAAATGATATTTCGCGTGATTACCAAAAATTATATTTTTGATATATCATCCGTAAACGGTTCGGTGATTGAGGATGATCTTTGGGCTAGAGATTTTACCATCAATGCCCTGGCGGTAGATTTAGGTTCGGGAAAAATGATCGACTGTATGAACGGGTTGCAGGATTTGGCTGACAGAAAAATTCGCCTGGTTTCCCCAGCGGTGTTTCAACAAGACCCTATTCGTCTGATAAGGGCTTATAGAATGGCAGCTGCCTTTGATTTTAATGTAGAACCGCAAACATCTGCGAAGATAAAGGATAACGCAGCACTTTTACAAACTTCCGCCGGTGAGAGGATTAGAGCGGAATTATTTAAAATTTTGGCCACATCAAATTCCTGTTTTTATTTCTCAGAAATGGCAACCACGGGGGTTTTGTTTACCATTTTCCCGGAACTCGCCGGGTTGCAAAATTGTTTTCAAAACAGATATCACCATTTTGATGTCTTTACACACACCATGAAAGCGTATTCTCACCTTGAAATCATACTCAACGATTGCCATCGTTTTTTGCCGGAAGCATACGGACAATTCGAACCTTGTAAGGATATCCTTAAAGGAGCGCTGTTAAAATGTGCCATTCTTCTGCATGATATCGGAAAACCTTCAGCCCGAACCATAGACAATAACGGCCACATCCATTTTTATGGTCATGGCAAAAAAAGTGCGGACCTGGCCATGCATATCGCCCGCAGACTTAAGTTTTCCAATCATGAAACCTCGTATATCGATTTTATTATTCGCCACCACATCAGGCCTCTGTTTCTGTTTACCGCTTACACCAACAAAACCGTCACTCAAAAAGGAATTGCACGCTTTTTTTTAACATGCGGAAAAAATGCCCCGGATCTGCTGATTCATACCATGGCGGATATTAAAGGCAAAGGAAACCAAAACGATGAAAGAAACCAAGCGTTTATTAACTTTGCCAGGGAAATGTTAACCTACTACTTTTCCTATTTTCAGCCGGAAAAGTCAAAAGCGCCGTTACTCACCGGTAACGATCTGATTCATGATTTGGCTCTGACACCGTCACCTTTATTTAAGACCATTTTGCGTCGGGTGGAAGAAGCCAGGATAACGAAAAAAATTTGCACTAAAGATGAAGCCATGCAGTTTGTTAAGAAATTTTTAGCAGTATAA
- the rho gene encoding transcription termination factor Rho, with translation MNIVELKEKTIKELNEMAKKYSIEGAAGMRKQELMFALLQRQIEKNGLIFGEGTIEILPDGFGFLRSPDSNYLPGPDDIYVSPSQIRRFNMRTGDTVSGQIRQPKESERYFALLKVEAVNFEDPEIARDKILFDNLTPLYPERKMEIETDSDNYSTRIMDLMIPIGFGQRGLIVSPPRSGKTMLLQNIANSIIASHSNVVPFVLLIDERPEEVTDMRRSVNAEVISSTFDEPAERHVQVAEMVIEKAKRLVEHKKDVVILLDSITRLARAHNSVMPPSGKILSGGVDSNALQRPKRFFGAARNIEEGGSLTIIATALVDTGSRMDEVIFEEFKGTGNMEIQLDRRLADKRVFPAIDIKKSGTRKEELLLSEETLNRVWILRKLLSSLNPVDSLEFLLEKMSGTKDNQSFLNGMNA, from the coding sequence ATGAACATAGTTGAACTCAAAGAAAAAACAATTAAAGAACTGAACGAGATGGCCAAAAAGTACAGTATTGAAGGGGCCGCCGGAATGAGGAAGCAGGAGCTTATGTTTGCCTTACTTCAGAGGCAGATTGAAAAAAATGGCTTAATTTTCGGTGAAGGTACGATTGAGATTCTTCCTGACGGATTCGGATTTTTACGATCGCCTGATTCGAATTATCTGCCCGGGCCTGATGACATATATGTTTCCCCTTCGCAGATACGACGTTTTAATATGAGAACCGGTGATACCGTATCCGGCCAGATCAGACAGCCGAAAGAGTCTGAAAGATATTTTGCCCTCTTGAAAGTTGAGGCGGTTAACTTCGAAGACCCGGAAATTGCCAGGGACAAGATTCTTTTTGATAACCTGACTCCCCTTTATCCGGAAAGAAAAATGGAAATTGAAACCGATTCTGATAATTATTCCACTCGAATCATGGATCTGATGATTCCCATCGGTTTTGGTCAGAGGGGACTGATCGTTTCGCCGCCCCGGTCAGGAAAAACCATGCTGTTACAAAACATTGCCAACAGCATTATTGCCAGCCACAGCAATGTGGTTCCATTCGTGCTGCTGATTGATGAGCGGCCGGAAGAGGTCACCGATATGAGGAGATCGGTGAATGCCGAAGTAATCAGCTCTACATTCGACGAGCCGGCGGAGAGGCATGTTCAGGTTGCAGAAATGGTCATTGAGAAGGCGAAAAGACTGGTGGAGCATAAAAAAGACGTGGTTATTCTGTTAGACAGTATCACCCGGCTTGCCCGTGCCCATAATTCGGTAATGCCGCCGAGTGGAAAAATACTTTCAGGGGGAGTCGATTCCAATGCCCTTCAACGCCCAAAACGTTTTTTTGGTGCAGCAAGAAATATTGAGGAAGGGGGAAGCCTTACGATTATAGCCACGGCACTTGTTGATACGGGAAGCCGTATGGACGAAGTTATTTTTGAAGAATTCAAGGGAACAGGAAACATGGAGATACAGTTGGATAGAAGGCTTGCGGATAAACGTGTCTTCCCTGCCATTGATATTAAAAAATCGGGAACCAGGAAAGAAGAGCTTCTATTGAGCGAGGAAACATTAAATCGAGTCTGGATTTTAAGAAAGCTTCTTTCTTCTTTAAATCCTGTGGACAGCCTGGAATTTTTGCTTGAAAAAATGAGCGGAACCAAAGATAATCAAAGCTTTTTAAATGGAATGAACGCATAG
- the pyrH gene encoding UMP kinase — protein sequence MPLSRYNKVLVKISGEALMGEQDYGISPDMLKYVANEVRSVFDLGVQLAIVVGGGNIFRGVAASSFGMDRASADHMGMLATVINSLALQSALEKMGIQTRTQTAISMHEVAEPYIRRRAVRHLEKGRVVIFAAGTGNPYFTTDTAAVLRAQEIHAELLLKATKVDGLYNFDPAQNSEAKMIKKISYMEVLERQLKVMDMTAISLAMDNNLPLSVFNLKQKGSLRKVICGEEVGTMINS from the coding sequence TTGCCACTTTCTCGATATAACAAAGTACTGGTAAAGATAAGCGGTGAAGCACTGATGGGCGAACAAGACTATGGAATTAGCCCGGATATGCTAAAGTACGTGGCCAATGAGGTGCGTTCGGTATTTGATCTTGGAGTTCAGCTTGCCATCGTTGTCGGTGGGGGTAATATTTTCCGGGGCGTTGCCGCCAGTTCGTTTGGTATGGATAGGGCTTCCGCAGATCATATGGGAATGCTGGCTACAGTGATAAACAGCCTGGCATTGCAAAGCGCTCTGGAAAAAATGGGAATTCAAACACGTACACAGACTGCCATATCCATGCACGAAGTGGCTGAGCCCTATATTCGCCGCAGAGCTGTCCGACATCTTGAAAAGGGGCGGGTGGTTATTTTTGCGGCGGGCACAGGAAATCCCTATTTTACCACAGATACGGCGGCTGTTTTAAGGGCCCAGGAGATTCACGCAGAGCTGCTTTTAAAGGCCACCAAAGTGGATGGCCTTTATAATTTTGACCCCGCTCAAAACAGCGAGGCAAAGATGATAAAGAAAATTAGCTATATGGAAGTCCTGGAAAGGCAGCTTAAAGTAATGGATATGACCGCAATTTCCCTGGCAATGGATAATAATCTTCCTTTGTCTGTTTTTAATTTGAAACAAAAGGGAAGTTTGCGTAAAGTGATCTGCGGTGAAGAAGTAGGCACCATGATAAATAGTTAA
- the rpsB gene encoding 30S ribosomal protein S2, with product MAYVTMKELLEAGVHFGHQTKRWNPKMKPFIFGARNGIYIIDLQKTVRMFKTVYDFVVDTVASGKPVLFVGTKKQARESIYEEANRCEMFYVHNRWLGGMLTNFQTIKQSIDRLNYLNNIMNDGSINLFPKKERLKLEKERVKLDNNLGGIRTMNGLPGAIFVVDPRKEAIAVREGRRLNIPIIAIVDTNCDPDEIDYIIPGNDDAIRAIRLISSRISDACIEGKERLAEKQQADADKEVEGKAEIANVGAELKPGERKVISDGSDGPVVEIIKRTTAEQPPEDLQEIESEKDKEDSQEDTTGE from the coding sequence ATGGCTTACGTAACAATGAAGGAACTCCTTGAAGCAGGGGTGCATTTCGGTCATCAGACCAAACGCTGGAACCCGAAGATGAAACCTTTTATCTTCGGGGCGAGAAACGGTATTTATATTATTGATCTGCAAAAAACCGTTCGAATGTTTAAGACTGTTTATGATTTTGTGGTCGATACGGTTGCCAGCGGCAAGCCGGTTCTTTTTGTCGGCACCAAGAAGCAGGCCCGGGAATCTATTTATGAAGAGGCCAACCGATGCGAAATGTTTTACGTGCATAACAGGTGGCTGGGAGGAATGCTGACCAATTTTCAGACCATTAAGCAGAGCATCGATCGTCTAAACTATCTTAACAATATTATGAATGACGGTTCAATTAATCTTTTCCCCAAGAAGGAGAGGCTGAAGCTGGAAAAGGAACGAGTGAAGCTTGACAACAACCTTGGTGGAATTAGAACCATGAACGGGCTTCCCGGAGCAATATTTGTGGTTGATCCCAGAAAAGAGGCAATTGCGGTCAGGGAAGGAAGGAGACTTAACATTCCCATTATTGCCATTGTGGATACAAATTGTGACCCTGATGAAATTGATTATATCATTCCGGGTAATGATGATGCCATAAGGGCCATCAGACTGATTTCATCTAGAATTTCTGATGCATGTATTGAAGGGAAAGAGCGGCTGGCCGAAAAACAACAGGCGGATGCTGATAAGGAAGTAGAAGGAAAAGCGGAGATTGCCAATGTTGGGGCAGAGCTGAAACCTGGTGAAAGAAAAGTGATTTCTGACGGCTCAGATGGGCCGGTGGTAGAGATCATAAAAAGAACCACAGCGGAACAGCCGCCGGAAGACCTGCAAGAAATCGAAAGCGAAAAAGATAAGGAAGATAGCCAAGAAGACACCACAGGAGAGTGA
- the rpmE gene encoding 50S ribosomal protein L31, translating into MKKDIHPDYAETTITCACGNVVEVGSTKSDIRVEICSKCHPFFTGKQKLVDTAGRIERFRRKYEKFQKKEETSK; encoded by the coding sequence ATGAAGAAGGATATTCATCCTGATTACGCTGAAACAACCATCACCTGCGCATGTGGCAATGTCGTAGAGGTTGGTTCAACCAAGTCGGATATTCGAGTTGAAATCTGTTCCAAGTGCCATCCGTTTTTTACCGGAAAACAAAAACTAGTTGATACCGCAGGGCGGATAGAACGTTTTCGCAGGAAATACGAAAAATTCCAAAAAAAAGAGGAAACAAGCAAATAA
- a CDS encoding phosphatidate cytidylyltransferase, with translation MHLKRWITGIVALPFLILLIVNGGVYFAVLIGVVCLLSMWEYFRIVLDSNEKIVSVMMIVGLLVGAMIVLAASGRAFDLISIVIALNITLCGLISLPQYKTNPNVLETIKKQVQGVIYIPLLLSFLVLIRNQADGMIWIFLILAVIFAGDTSAYYFGSYLGRHKLCPAVSPAKTVEGSIGGLAANLLVGSLVKYFFLPTLPWTSSLLFFVVIGIAGQVGDLFESMLKRSSKVKDSGGLLPGHGGFLDRIDALLFAAPVAYFFKSYLI, from the coding sequence ATGCACTTAAAACGCTGGATAACAGGAATCGTTGCACTTCCTTTTCTTATTTTATTAATTGTCAACGGAGGTGTTTATTTTGCTGTTTTGATCGGAGTCGTGTGCCTGCTGTCCATGTGGGAATATTTCCGTATTGTCTTAGATTCAAATGAAAAGATTGTTTCTGTGATGATGATTGTCGGCCTGTTGGTCGGCGCTATGATTGTCCTCGCTGCTTCAGGCAGAGCTTTTGATCTTATTTCAATAGTCATTGCGTTAAACATAACACTTTGTGGCCTAATATCTCTTCCGCAATACAAAACAAATCCAAACGTACTTGAAACAATTAAAAAGCAGGTTCAGGGGGTTATCTACATTCCTCTTTTGCTTTCTTTCCTGGTCCTGATACGAAATCAGGCAGACGGCATGATTTGGATATTTCTTATTTTGGCGGTGATATTTGCCGGAGACACAAGTGCATATTATTTTGGCTCTTACCTGGGCCGCCACAAATTATGCCCGGCGGTGAGTCCGGCAAAAACAGTAGAAGGATCTATCGGCGGGCTGGCAGCAAATCTGTTGGTGGGATCTTTGGTAAAGTATTTTTTTCTACCCACACTTCCATGGACGTCAAGTCTTTTGTTTTTTGTTGTTATCGGGATTGCAGGGCAGGTGGGAGATTTGTTTGAATCGATGCTTAAGAGGTCGTCTAAGGTCAAAGATTCAGGGGGCTTACTTCCAGGTCACGGTGGCTTTCTGGATCGTATTGATGCGCTCTTATTCGCAGCGCCGGTGGCCTATTTTTTTAAAAGTTACTTAATATAA
- the prfA gene encoding peptide chain release factor 1 produces MFEKLKGVEKRFSEIETLLSDPDIIKDRPVYQKYVREHAELGKVVSVFRTYNQVLQDLDESAELLADGDSDIKDLAKEEIASLNQKKERLEEDLKKLLVPKDPNDERNVIIEIRAGTGGEEAALFGGDLFRMYSKYAENRNWKVEVLSHHETGVGGFKEIIAMVHGKGAYSALKFESGTHRVQRVPTTETQGRIHTSAVTVAVLPEAEDVELQIDPSEIKVDVYRSTGPGGQSVNTTDSAVRITHLPTGLVVTCQDEKSQLKNKNKAMKVLRARLLDAMIQKQNEERSQERKSQVGSGDRSERIRTYNFPQGRVTDHRVGLTLYKLEDILQGNITEIIDGLTTNYQAKAMQNE; encoded by the coding sequence ATGTTTGAGAAGTTAAAAGGGGTCGAGAAACGCTTTTCAGAGATCGAAACATTATTAAGTGATCCTGATATTATTAAGGATCGACCGGTATACCAGAAGTACGTTCGTGAGCATGCAGAGCTCGGCAAGGTGGTGTCTGTTTTCCGGACATACAATCAGGTTCTGCAGGACCTGGATGAAAGTGCGGAACTGCTGGCGGATGGAGATTCTGACATAAAAGATCTTGCCAAAGAAGAAATTGCTTCGCTTAATCAAAAAAAAGAGCGTCTTGAAGAAGATTTAAAAAAGCTCCTGGTTCCCAAAGATCCAAATGATGAAAGAAACGTCATCATTGAAATCCGTGCCGGAACGGGTGGAGAAGAAGCCGCTTTATTTGGGGGTGATCTTTTCAGAATGTACAGCAAATATGCAGAAAACAGGAATTGGAAAGTTGAAGTGCTGTCTCATCATGAAACCGGTGTCGGCGGTTTTAAAGAGATTATTGCAATGGTACACGGCAAAGGGGCATACAGTGCCTTAAAGTTTGAAAGTGGTACACATCGTGTGCAGCGCGTGCCGACCACTGAGACACAGGGCAGGATACATACATCTGCGGTGACCGTTGCCGTTTTGCCTGAAGCCGAGGATGTTGAACTTCAGATTGATCCGAGTGAAATTAAAGTCGATGTATATCGGTCAACCGGCCCAGGCGGGCAGAGTGTAAATACAACGGATTCGGCCGTGCGCATCACCCATCTGCCCACAGGACTGGTGGTGACGTGTCAGGATGAAAAATCACAACTTAAAAACAAAAACAAGGCCATGAAGGTCTTGCGTGCCCGTCTCCTTGATGCCATGATTCAAAAACAAAATGAAGAAAGATCGCAGGAGAGGAAAAGCCAAGTCGGAAGCGGGGACAGGAGCGAAAGAATCAGAACCTACAACTTTCCCCAGGGAAGAGTCACTGACCATCGGGTTGGGCTGACTCTTTATAAACTTGAAGACATTCTGCAAGGCAACATCACTGAAATAATTGATGGACTTACAACGAATTACCAGGCCAAGGCCATGCAGAATGAATAA
- the frr gene encoding ribosome recycling factor: MIESIYQETRENMGKSVNALKNEFNKVRTGRASLTILDGIRVDYYGTLTPLNQMATLSVPESRLITIQPWDASVIKEIEKAILKSDLGLTPSNDGKIIRISIPPLTEERRKELVKIINKISEDHKIAVRNIRRDSNELLKGLKKDGDISEDDAFKAQDQIQKITDEHIQLIDDVNKEKEKEILEF; this comes from the coding sequence ATGATTGAATCGATATACCAGGAAACCAGGGAAAATATGGGAAAGTCGGTAAATGCGCTGAAAAATGAATTCAATAAAGTGAGGACCGGCAGGGCTTCTTTAACAATTTTAGACGGTATACGGGTGGATTATTATGGCACCTTGACTCCGTTAAACCAGATGGCCACTCTTTCTGTTCCCGAGAGCCGCTTGATTACGATTCAACCCTGGGATGCATCGGTGATAAAAGAAATTGAAAAGGCCATATTAAAATCGGATTTGGGCCTTACCCCATCGAATGATGGTAAGATTATCCGTATATCCATTCCTCCGCTTACGGAAGAAAGACGGAAAGAGCTGGTGAAAATCATTAATAAAATTAGCGAAGATCATAAAATTGCGGTGCGCAACATCAGGCGTGATTCAAACGAACTGTTAAAAGGCCTGAAAAAGGATGGTGATATTTCGGAAGACGATGCGTTCAAAGCCCAGGATCAGATCCAGAAAATTACAGACGAGCATATCCAGTTAATTGACGATGTAAATAAAGAAAAAGAGAAAGAGATCCTTGAATTCTAG
- the rpsU gene encoding 30S ribosomal protein S21 encodes MKEIQVKVFDNDIEKAMRILKKKIQNDGLFKRLKLKKGYEKPSEFKRRKQREALRRERIAASRNKYRR; translated from the coding sequence TTGAAGGAAATTCAAGTTAAGGTTTTTGACAATGACATTGAAAAGGCAATGCGGATTTTAAAGAAAAAAATTCAAAATGACGGCCTTTTCAAACGTCTGAAACTAAAAAAAGGTTATGAAAAACCGAGTGAATTTAAACGTCGGAAGCAACGTGAAGCCTTAAGACGGGAACGAATTGCAGCTTCAAGGAATAAATACCGAAGATAA
- the tsf gene encoding translation elongation factor Ts — protein MTTISAEMVKQLREKTGAGIMDCKQALSECDVDVDKAVDFLRKKGLATAAKRAGRAMTEGVIQSYIHMGGKLGVLVEIGCETDFVAKNEDFQEFAKNIAMHIAAANPLGINTEDVPEDVINKEREIYRAQALEMGKPENMIDKIAEGKLNKFIKESCLLNQAYVRDPKITIADLLNELIAKIGENITIKRFARFQTGES, from the coding sequence ATGACAACGATTAGTGCGGAAATGGTAAAACAACTCCGGGAAAAGACCGGGGCAGGAATAATGGATTGCAAGCAAGCCCTTTCAGAATGTGACGTCGATGTAGATAAGGCCGTTGATTTTTTAAGAAAAAAAGGATTGGCAACCGCTGCAAAAAGAGCAGGCAGGGCAATGACGGAAGGTGTCATCCAGTCCTATATTCATATGGGTGGAAAATTAGGGGTGTTGGTGGAGATCGGTTGTGAAACGGATTTTGTCGCAAAAAATGAAGATTTTCAGGAATTTGCCAAAAATATTGCCATGCACATTGCCGCGGCAAACCCGCTGGGAATCAACACTGAAGATGTGCCCGAAGATGTAATCAACAAGGAAAGGGAGATTTATCGTGCCCAGGCGCTTGAAATGGGAAAACCGGAAAATATGATAGACAAGATAGCGGAAGGCAAACTGAATAAATTTATTAAGGAAAGCTGCCTGCTAAATCAGGCTTATGTGCGTGATCCCAAAATAACGATTGCAGACCTGCTAAACGAGCTAATAGCAAAAATCGGCGAGAATATTACCATTAAGCGTTTTGCCAGATTTCAAACCGGGGAGTCTTAA
- a CDS encoding isoprenyl transferase: MNSSKPSLIRLDLDMAKLPSHIAIIMDGNGRWAKKRLMNRINGHEKGVETVRTIVRASREIGIPHLTLYAFSTENWHRPKNEVDALMALLLKFLKSEKKEMIDENIRLNAIGQIERLNEDVRKQLDKIMALTKKNSGMQLNLALSYGGRWEIVQMVRRIALKVKQGHIDTDLITPETISKHLCTDSIPDPDLLIRTSGEMRISNFLLWQIAYTEIYVTDTLWPDFTEDEFVSIIKNYQNRERRFGGLEA, encoded by the coding sequence TTGAATTCTAGCAAACCTTCCCTTATCCGTCTAGATCTCGATATGGCAAAGCTTCCCTCACATATTGCCATTATCATGGATGGAAACGGGCGATGGGCAAAAAAGCGTCTAATGAACCGGATTAATGGACACGAAAAAGGTGTGGAAACGGTTCGTACCATTGTTAGAGCTTCCAGAGAAATTGGAATACCCCATCTGACCCTGTATGCTTTTTCCACGGAAAACTGGCACAGACCAAAAAACGAGGTCGATGCCCTGATGGCCCTCCTATTAAAATTTCTTAAGTCAGAAAAGAAAGAGATGATAGATGAGAATATCCGGCTCAATGCGATCGGTCAGATAGAACGGCTGAATGAAGATGTTCGCAAGCAACTGGATAAAATCATGGCACTGACCAAAAAAAATAGCGGGATGCAGCTAAATCTTGCACTTAGCTATGGCGGACGCTGGGAAATTGTACAGATGGTTCGCCGAATTGCATTAAAAGTAAAACAGGGCCACATAGATACGGATTTGATCACACCCGAAACAATATCAAAACATCTTTGCACCGATTCGATTCCTGATCCGGATCTACTGATTCGTACAAGTGGTGAAATGCGTATCAGCAATTTTCTGCTGTGGCAAATTGCCTATACGGAAATTTATGTGACAGATACATTGTGGCCGGACTTTACCGAAGATGAATTTGTATCTATTATTAAGAATTACCAGAATCGCGAGCGTCGGTTCGGCGGGTTAGAGGCATGA